The proteins below are encoded in one region of Alkalidesulfovibrio alkalitolerans DSM 16529:
- the tilS gene encoding tRNA lysidine(34) synthetase TilS, translated as MPLFPDPPATLQELAPRWAHFCLGVQRFVEEELGARLRGKTLLIAFSGGLDSTALLACFSFLAPRLDAALRAVHLDHGLRAASADDAAHCRAVCEAFGVPLHEACEEVAALAAREKLGIEDAGRRARLALYERVRRETGAAFVLLGHQLDELAEDQVMRLMRGAGWPELGGMPAIDPERALLRPLLLTPKAELRAFAQYLDVPWREDESNADQAFLRNRVRARMLPLLVEENPSYLEAAARLWRLARLDQGHLAGLMADHEAHALSDGESLLLSRASLDALHPSLRLRLCKRALERLGPGQARMDNLLDLERAYAEGRIGAAVRFPGDKEALVTREGIAFGRVRREGG; from the coding sequence GTGCCCCTTTTCCCCGATCCGCCCGCAACACTTCAGGAACTGGCTCCGCGCTGGGCGCACTTTTGCCTTGGCGTGCAGCGGTTCGTCGAGGAGGAACTCGGCGCAAGGCTGCGCGGCAAGACGCTTCTGATCGCCTTTTCCGGGGGACTGGATTCCACCGCCCTTCTGGCCTGCTTCTCCTTTCTCGCGCCCAGGCTCGACGCGGCCCTGCGCGCCGTCCACCTGGACCACGGCCTGCGCGCGGCCTCGGCCGACGACGCGGCCCATTGCCGCGCGGTCTGCGAGGCCTTCGGCGTTCCGCTTCATGAGGCCTGCGAGGAAGTGGCCGCTTTGGCCGCGCGCGAGAAGCTGGGCATCGAGGACGCCGGACGCCGCGCCCGGCTGGCGCTTTACGAACGAGTGCGCCGCGAGACCGGCGCGGCCTTCGTGCTCCTTGGCCACCAACTCGACGAACTGGCCGAGGATCAAGTCATGCGCCTCATGCGCGGCGCGGGCTGGCCCGAACTCGGCGGCATGCCCGCCATCGACCCCGAACGCGCCCTCCTGCGCCCTTTGCTCCTGACGCCCAAGGCGGAATTGCGGGCCTTTGCGCAATACCTGGACGTGCCTTGGCGCGAGGACGAGAGCAACGCCGACCAAGCCTTTTTGCGCAACCGCGTGCGGGCGCGCATGCTGCCACTGCTTGTGGAGGAGAACCCCAGCTATCTGGAGGCCGCAGCGCGGCTGTGGCGGCTGGCCCGCCTGGACCAGGGCCATCTCGCCGGGCTGATGGCGGATCACGAGGCGCATGCCCTGTCCGACGGCGAGAGTCTGCTGCTGTCCCGTGCCTCCCTCGACGCGCTTCACCCTTCCCTGCGCCTGCGTTTGTGCAAGCGGGCCTTGGAGCGCCTCGGGCCAGGGCAGGCGCGCATGGACAATTTGCTCGACCTCGAACGCGCCTACGCCGAGGGCCGCATTGGGGCCGCGGTGCGCTTTCCCGGCGACAAGGAAGCTCTCGTCACGCGCGAAGGCATCGCCTTTGGTCGCGTGCGTCGGGAAGGCGGCTGA
- the ccsA gene encoding cytochrome c biogenesis protein CcsA, giving the protein MAFFDLMHWIVFVCYLAGTISVIAGFVGQKPSALRFCALITGLGLFVHTLDLGVWLSGDFKSAPAAFYMSLLSWVVLVVFATLWRLVRVSFLGLAATPLAFLLFSASFAFSGLTVAVPKQYATFFWIVHIGSLYISMGLLAMAFGAGLAFQYMEQAIKSKAKLSGFTHQMPSLNTLDGVNRLASLLGFPLYTMGLLSGFVWSAMARKIVFTGHPREILALAAWLLFAFLFHQRFVQGWQGKKPARLAIWLFVFIVGSMLAVNWLFPMHHSLVDPT; this is encoded by the coding sequence ATGGCCTTTTTTGATCTCATGCATTGGATCGTCTTCGTCTGCTATCTGGCGGGCACGATCAGCGTTATCGCGGGCTTCGTCGGGCAAAAGCCCTCGGCCCTGCGGTTTTGCGCCCTGATCACGGGCCTTGGGCTTTTCGTGCACACGCTCGATCTCGGCGTCTGGCTTTCGGGCGACTTCAAGAGCGCCCCGGCGGCCTTCTATATGAGCCTCTTGTCGTGGGTCGTGCTGGTGGTCTTCGCTACCCTGTGGCGGCTCGTTCGAGTCTCGTTCCTGGGGCTTGCGGCCACACCGCTGGCCTTCCTTCTCTTTTCGGCATCCTTCGCCTTCAGCGGCCTGACCGTGGCCGTTCCCAAGCAATACGCCACCTTCTTCTGGATCGTGCATATCGGCTCGCTCTACATCTCCATGGGCCTTCTGGCCATGGCCTTCGGCGCGGGGCTGGCCTTCCAATACATGGAGCAGGCCATCAAGTCGAAGGCCAAACTCTCGGGCTTCACGCACCAGATGCCGAGCCTAAATACTTTGGACGGCGTCAACCGGCTGGCCTCCCTGCTCGGCTTTCCACTCTACACCATGGGGCTGCTCTCCGGGTTCGTTTGGTCGGCCATGGCGCGCAAGATCGTCTTTACGGGCCACCCGCGCGAGATCCTGGCTCTGGCAGCCTGGCTGCTTTTCGCCTTCCTTTTCCATCAACGCTTCGTCCAGGGCTGGCAGGGCAAGAAACCAGCCCGTCTGGCCATCTGGCTCTTCGTCTTCATCGTCGGCTCCATGCTGGCCGTGAACTGGCTTTTTCCCATGCACCACAGCCTCGTCGATCCAACGTAG
- a CDS encoding glycosyltransferase family 9 protein: MKQRFLVIQLARFGDLVQTKRLIATLMRRGEVHLCLDRSLDELAGLVFPGVATHPVRAHATGLSRGQGAAEIAAFNLPVMAGLAGLDFDAVFNLNFSGLNFALARLFDPGRVRGYAAQNGQETRDAWADMAFRAARRRTTHGLNLVDFWAMHAPCPLPPAEVNPPAEPKGGGVGVVLAGRSQRRSLPPEILGPVAGALWSAKGRGRLVLLGGPGERRAGEEVLAHIPRIARGAAQNLAGRTDWAGLIEIVSGLDTLLTPDTGTMHLAAHLGTPVTATFLSSAWAFETGPYGEGHTVWQAVADCSPCVESRPCHENVACRSPFADPSFLKALVRHEAEPLPGLVGLRSVLDPLGVDFASFSGRIPQAAERRAFRAFMARHAGLDASGEPSAHGLAGEMLLERDWLGGPDMNRPLASE; the protein is encoded by the coding sequence GTGAAGCAACGATTCCTCGTCATCCAGCTCGCCCGCTTCGGCGATCTCGTGCAGACCAAGCGCCTGATCGCGACGCTTATGCGGCGCGGCGAGGTGCATCTGTGCCTGGACCGTTCGCTCGACGAGCTGGCCGGGCTCGTCTTTCCCGGCGTCGCGACCCACCCGGTCCGGGCGCACGCAACGGGTCTTTCCAGGGGCCAGGGGGCGGCCGAGATCGCGGCCTTCAACCTGCCGGTCATGGCAGGCCTTGCGGGGCTCGATTTCGATGCCGTCTTCAATCTGAACTTCTCGGGACTCAACTTCGCCCTGGCCCGGCTCTTCGACCCTGGCCGTGTGCGCGGCTATGCGGCGCAAAACGGCCAGGAGACGCGAGACGCCTGGGCGGACATGGCCTTTCGCGCCGCGCGGCGGCGTACGACCCACGGCTTGAATCTGGTGGACTTCTGGGCCATGCACGCGCCGTGCCCGCTTCCGCCCGCCGAGGTCAACCCGCCCGCCGAGCCCAAGGGCGGCGGCGTGGGCGTGGTGCTCGCGGGCAGGAGTCAGCGTCGCTCCCTGCCGCCCGAAATCCTCGGTCCCGTGGCTGGGGCGCTGTGGAGCGCCAAGGGCAGGGGGCGGCTGGTGCTTTTGGGCGGACCGGGCGAACGTCGAGCGGGCGAGGAAGTTCTGGCCCACATCCCGAGGATCGCGCGCGGCGCGGCCCAAAACCTCGCGGGCCGGACGGATTGGGCCGGGCTGATCGAGATCGTCTCCGGGCTCGACACGCTGCTGACCCCGGACACCGGGACCATGCACCTGGCCGCGCACCTGGGCACGCCGGTCACGGCCACGTTCCTGTCCTCAGCCTGGGCCTTCGAGACCGGGCCCTACGGCGAGGGGCACACGGTCTGGCAGGCCGTGGCCGACTGCTCGCCCTGCGTGGAGTCGCGGCCCTGCCACGAAAACGTGGCCTGCCGTTCTCCCTTTGCCGATCCGTCGTTTCTCAAGGCCCTGGTGCGGCACGAGGCAGAGCCCTTGCCCGGTCTCGTTGGGCTGCGCTCCGTGCTCGACCCCTTGGGCGTGGACTTCGCGTCCTTCTCGGGACGGATTCCCCAGGCCGCGGAGCGAAGAGCCTTTCGCGCCTTCATGGCCCGCCACGCTGGCCTCGACGCGTCAGGCGAACCATCGGCGCACGGCCTGGCGGGCGAGATGCTGCTCGAGCGCGATTGGCTCGGTGGCCCGGATATGAACCGACCTCTTGCGAGCGAGTGA
- the gcvT gene encoding glycine cleavage system aminomethyltransferase GcvT — protein sequence MSPLKETPLSQWHAQHGAKMVDFAGWSMPVQYEGIIKEHEHTRTQASIFDICHMGEFLISGRGARDALDQILTHNLATLEPGKCRYGFMLNERAGILDDLIIYCLAPDNYMLVVNGACEASDFKWLEERLPESVHIANISSFTAKIDLQGPESLKALEQVLGGKWGHLKYFNFEETTYEGDKLYVSRTGYTGELGYEFYLTWNKAQALWEALAAVPFVRPAGLGARDTLRLELGYPLYGQDLDEDHTPVEAGYGFLMGKETPFVGKESLRAVREKLVALAIDGRRAARHGDAVLTVGGKECGLVTSGAFAPSLGHAVALAYVSAEFAEREAFVIRAARAELPAKRTELPFYRNGTARAKTS from the coding sequence GAAACCCCGCTTAGCCAGTGGCACGCGCAGCACGGCGCCAAGATGGTCGATTTCGCCGGCTGGTCCATGCCGGTGCAATACGAGGGCATCATCAAGGAGCACGAACACACCCGCACACAAGCCTCGATCTTCGACATCTGCCACATGGGCGAGTTCCTGATCTCCGGACGAGGCGCGCGCGACGCACTCGACCAAATTCTGACCCACAATCTCGCGACCTTGGAACCGGGGAAGTGCCGCTACGGTTTCATGCTCAACGAACGCGCCGGGATTCTCGACGACCTCATCATCTACTGTCTGGCCCCAGACAACTACATGCTCGTGGTCAACGGAGCATGTGAGGCAAGCGATTTCAAGTGGCTCGAGGAGCGTCTTCCCGAAAGCGTGCACATCGCCAACATTTCTTCCTTCACGGCTAAGATCGATCTGCAGGGCCCCGAATCCCTCAAGGCTCTGGAGCAGGTTCTCGGCGGGAAATGGGGACACCTGAAGTATTTCAATTTCGAGGAGACTACCTACGAAGGCGACAAGCTCTACGTCTCGCGCACCGGTTACACGGGCGAACTGGGGTACGAGTTCTATCTGACCTGGAACAAGGCTCAGGCCCTTTGGGAGGCGCTTGCCGCAGTGCCGTTTGTTCGCCCGGCCGGGCTTGGCGCACGCGACACATTGCGCCTCGAACTGGGGTATCCCCTGTACGGCCAGGACCTCGACGAGGATCATACCCCCGTCGAGGCGGGCTATGGCTTTCTTATGGGCAAGGAGACGCCTTTCGTCGGCAAGGAGTCGCTTCGCGCGGTGCGCGAAAAGCTCGTGGCTCTGGCCATCGACGGCCGCCGCGCCGCTCGCCACGGCGATGCGGTGCTCACCGTCGGCGGCAAGGAATGCGGCCTGGTGACCAGCGGCGCGTTTGCGCCGTCCCTGGGCCATGCCGTGGCTCTGGCCTACGTCTCGGCCGAATTCGCCGAACGCGAGGCCTTCGTCATCCGCGCCGCGCGGGCCGAATTGCCCGCCAAGAGGACCGAGTTGCCCTTCTACCGCAACGGCACGGCGAGGGCCAAGACCTCCTGA
- a CDS encoding replication-associated recombination protein A — MKIELASDAPLAERLRPKSVEEFIGQKHLRGRLSTMAAGGRLPSMLLFGPPGCGKSTIAILLAKATGLPFRRLSAPETGLAALRKEIQGFRVLILDELHRYSKAQQDFFLPILESGELTLLATTTENPSFSVTRQLLSRLHVLKLRALEQDELLEVAKRGAAALNLDLSEESLELLASMSGGDARTLLNLIEYAAKLPPEKLVPAELAKTLPEMVIRGDRGGDSHYELASAMIKSIRGSDPDAALYYLACMLESGEDPRFVCRRLILSASEDIGLADPYALPLAVSTQQAVEMVGMPEGFIPLAECTVYLALAPKSNSTYAAYLAVQQEVRRDGPRPVPLHLRNAATKLQKDWGFGRGYKYPHAFPEGWADQEYLPQDISGRRFYHPREHGMEPKINLWYQKVLKMKAGRGKPPSPPDKGRSS, encoded by the coding sequence ATGAAGATCGAACTCGCTTCCGACGCCCCCCTGGCCGAACGCCTCCGCCCGAAAAGCGTCGAAGAATTCATCGGGCAGAAGCATCTGCGCGGCAGACTTTCGACCATGGCCGCAGGCGGGCGGCTGCCGAGCATGCTGCTCTTTGGCCCTCCGGGCTGCGGCAAATCGACCATCGCCATCCTCCTGGCCAAGGCCACGGGGCTGCCGTTTCGCCGCCTCTCTGCGCCCGAGACCGGGCTTGCCGCCCTGCGCAAGGAGATCCAGGGCTTCCGCGTCCTCATCCTGGACGAATTGCACCGCTACTCCAAGGCGCAGCAGGACTTCTTCCTGCCCATCCTGGAATCCGGCGAACTGACGCTTCTGGCCACGACCACGGAGAACCCGTCGTTCTCGGTCACGCGCCAGCTCCTTTCCCGGCTGCACGTACTCAAACTGCGCGCCCTGGAGCAGGACGAACTCCTTGAAGTCGCCAAGCGCGGCGCGGCAGCCTTGAACCTCGATCTTTCCGAGGAGTCGCTGGAGCTTCTGGCCAGCATGTCCGGCGGCGACGCGCGCACGCTCCTCAATCTCATCGAATACGCGGCCAAACTGCCGCCTGAGAAGCTGGTCCCCGCGGAACTGGCCAAGACCCTGCCGGAAATGGTCATCCGGGGCGATCGGGGCGGCGATTCGCACTACGAACTGGCCTCGGCCATGATCAAGTCCATACGCGGCTCGGACCCGGACGCTGCCCTGTATTATCTGGCCTGCATGCTGGAGTCGGGCGAAGATCCGCGCTTCGTCTGCCGCCGTCTGATCCTTTCGGCCTCCGAGGACATCGGGCTGGCCGACCCCTACGCCCTGCCGCTGGCCGTGAGCACGCAGCAGGCTGTGGAAATGGTGGGCATGCCCGAGGGGTTCATCCCCTTGGCCGAATGCACGGTCTATCTGGCGCTCGCGCCCAAGAGCAATTCCACCTACGCGGCCTATCTGGCCGTGCAGCAGGAGGTGCGGCGCGACGGGCCCCGGCCGGTGCCCCTGCATCTGCGTAACGCCGCTACAAAGCTTCAAAAAGACTGGGGGTTCGGCCGGGGCTACAAGTATCCCCACGCCTTTCCCGAAGGCTGGGCCGACCAGGAGTACCTGCCCCAGGACATCTCCGGCCGCCGCTTCTACCACCCCAGGGAGCACGGCATGGAGCCCAAGATCAATCTCTGGTATCAGAAGGTGCTGAAGATGAAGGCCGGGCGCGGCAAGCCGCCCTCCCCGCCGGACAAGGGCCGGTCCTCGTAG
- a CDS encoding CgeB family protein — MNRSLRILLVLPLYGGSLPVGRFCASALSRLGHLVETVESPDFQPTYLALRNLKVAGDKLDYLQNSYLQLVAQAVVAKAETFAPDMVLAMAQAPLSRQALKKFKSLGIPTAMWFVEDFRLFTYWQAFAPLYDVFAVIQKEPFGEELEKIGQPNHLYLPLAADPTFHAPLDLTPQERRRFGSDLSFMGAGYPNRRVAFRQLLNHDFKIWGNEWDGDPVLAPYVQEGGRRVSSEECVKIFNASKINLNLHSSIDPERLVTNGDFVNPRTFELAACGAFQLTDSRSLMDEAFAVDEVVRFASLAEMKEKIVHYLAHEDERTAIAARARARVLAEHTYDARMQTLLDFCAERLTGWPKERERPGDAVEAALPEDLRRELAALRERLGLSGEASFDDLVWAVRGQQGKLSPLDTTILFLDEWRKQYGLAGR; from the coding sequence ATGAACCGATCGTTGCGCATCCTGCTCGTCCTGCCGCTGTACGGCGGCTCCCTGCCCGTGGGCCGCTTCTGCGCCTCGGCGCTCTCCCGCCTGGGGCATCTGGTGGAGACGGTGGAGTCGCCGGATTTCCAGCCCACCTACCTCGCCCTGCGCAACCTGAAGGTCGCGGGCGACAAGCTGGATTATCTCCAGAACTCCTATTTGCAACTCGTGGCCCAAGCCGTGGTGGCCAAGGCCGAGACCTTCGCTCCTGACATGGTGCTGGCCATGGCCCAGGCGCCGCTCTCCCGCCAGGCCCTGAAAAAGTTCAAGAGCCTGGGCATCCCCACGGCCATGTGGTTTGTGGAGGATTTTCGTCTCTTCACCTACTGGCAGGCCTTCGCGCCGCTCTACGATGTCTTCGCAGTCATCCAGAAAGAGCCTTTCGGCGAGGAATTGGAGAAGATCGGCCAGCCGAACCACCTCTACCTGCCCTTGGCCGCCGATCCCACATTTCACGCGCCGCTCGACCTCACACCCCAGGAACGGCGCAGGTTCGGCTCGGACCTGTCCTTCATGGGAGCGGGCTATCCCAATCGGCGCGTGGCTTTTCGGCAACTCTTGAACCATGACTTTAAGATTTGGGGCAACGAATGGGACGGCGACCCCGTGCTCGCCCCGTACGTGCAGGAAGGCGGCCGCCGGGTGAGTTCCGAGGAGTGCGTGAAGATCTTCAACGCCTCGAAGATCAACCTGAACCTGCACTCCAGCATCGATCCCGAACGGCTGGTGACAAACGGCGACTTCGTCAATCCCCGGACTTTTGAGCTTGCCGCCTGCGGGGCGTTCCAACTCACGGATAGCCGCTCGCTCATGGACGAGGCATTCGCGGTCGACGAGGTGGTCCGCTTCGCCTCACTGGCGGAGATGAAAGAAAAAATCGTCCATTACCTGGCCCACGAGGACGAACGGACAGCCATCGCCGCGCGGGCCAGGGCGCGGGTCCTGGCCGAGCACACCTACGACGCGCGCATGCAAACGCTGCTCGATTTTTGCGCCGAACGCCTGACCGGCTGGCCCAAGGAGCGCGAACGGCCTGGCGACGCAGTGGAGGCCGCGCTGCCCGAGGATCTGCGTCGCGAACTCGCCGCGCTGCGCGAACGCCTCGGGCTCTCGGGCGAGGCGTCCTTCGATGATCTCGTATGGGCCGTGCGCGGGCAGCAGGGAAAGCTCTCGCCGCTGGACACGACGATCCTCTTCCTGGACGAATGGCGTAAGCAGTACGGATTGGCGGGCCGTTGA
- a CDS encoding precorrin-2 dehydrogenase/sirohydrochlorin ferrochelatase family protein, with translation MRYYPIFVNLTDKDCLVVGAGGVGRRKIASLAERGPRSVLVVDTRPPSEEMASLLDNPVIRYETRGFRDEDVEGKFIVIASTDNEELNWRVSNLCRERGILCNIVDQPEKCSFIVPAVVQKGDLTLAISTGGSSPALAKKIRRDLQDYFGSHYGDFLILMARLRPHVLGLARGTEHNTALFRDIVGSPLMECLESGDEAQARSILAAHLPQELHGRIDEVLDGLF, from the coding sequence ATGCGCTACTACCCCATCTTCGTTAATCTGACGGACAAGGACTGCCTGGTCGTGGGCGCGGGCGGCGTCGGCCGCCGCAAGATCGCCTCCCTGGCCGAGCGCGGACCCCGCTCCGTGCTCGTGGTGGATACCCGTCCTCCTTCCGAGGAGATGGCCTCCCTGCTCGACAACCCCGTCATCCGCTACGAGACGCGCGGGTTTCGCGACGAGGACGTGGAGGGCAAGTTCATCGTCATCGCCTCCACGGACAACGAGGAGCTGAACTGGCGCGTCTCTAACCTCTGCCGCGAGCGCGGCATCCTGTGCAACATCGTGGACCAGCCGGAAAAGTGTAGCTTCATCGTCCCGGCCGTGGTGCAGAAGGGCGACCTGACCCTGGCCATCTCCACCGGCGGATCGAGCCCCGCCCTGGCCAAGAAGATCCGCCGCGACCTGCAGGATTATTTCGGCTCCCACTACGGCGACTTCCTGATCCTCATGGCCCGCCTGCGGCCGCACGTCCTGGGGCTGGCCCGGGGCACGGAGCACAACACCGCCCTGTTCCGCGACATCGTGGGCTCACCGCTCATGGAATGCCTGGAGAGCGGGGACGAAGCACAGGCCAGGAGCATCCTCGCAGCCCATCTGCCGCAGGAACTGCACGGCCGCATCGACGAGGTGCTCGATGGCCTTTTTTGA
- a CDS encoding RsmE family RNA methyltransferase, whose translation MARIDGFHLPPEAWREPYTLEGGEARHLLTVLRARPGTRVRLFDGCGREGLFELISGRKDVARLAPLEIRNVERPTSRLTIALGFSKAGRRDWLLEKAVELQVGEIVFWQAAHSQGRLPETVKRTWRETCIAAAKQCGAVWLPEITLLSSGAAAVAEAGKVHGSRLLLWEKETKIVLSQDDLAGSVFAVIGPEGGLAEAEARTFMDAGFASRHLGPSILRLETAALLVMGLHYHARIVQPETS comes from the coding sequence ATGGCCCGGATCGACGGCTTCCATCTCCCGCCCGAGGCGTGGCGCGAGCCCTACACCCTCGAAGGTGGCGAGGCGCGCCATCTGCTGACCGTGCTCAGGGCGCGGCCCGGCACGCGGGTGCGGCTTTTCGACGGCTGCGGCCGAGAAGGCCTTTTTGAACTGATCTCGGGCCGAAAGGACGTCGCCCGGCTCGCGCCTCTCGAAATCCGCAACGTCGAGAGACCGACCTCGCGCCTGACGATCGCCCTGGGATTCTCCAAAGCGGGCCGCCGGGACTGGCTCCTAGAGAAGGCCGTGGAGCTTCAGGTCGGCGAGATCGTCTTCTGGCAGGCCGCGCACAGCCAGGGACGCCTGCCGGAAACGGTCAAGCGGACCTGGCGGGAGACGTGCATCGCCGCAGCCAAGCAGTGTGGCGCAGTCTGGCTGCCGGAGATCACCCTTCTTTCCTCGGGCGCGGCCGCCGTGGCCGAGGCGGGCAAGGTGCACGGCTCCCGGTTGCTGCTTTGGGAAAAGGAAACGAAGATCGTCCTTTCGCAGGACGACCTCGCAGGCAGCGTTTTCGCCGTCATCGGCCCGGAGGGTGGGCTTGCCGAGGCCGAGGCCCGGACATTCATGGATGCGGGCTTCGCCAGTCGGCACCTCGGCCCGTCCATTCTCCGGCTTGAGACGGCCGCCCTTCTCGTCATGGGACTTCATTACCATGCGCGCATTGTGCAGCCGGAAACATCATGA
- the hemA gene encoding glutamyl-tRNA reductase has protein sequence MKHDIHLIGLNHKTAAVEIRERFALSDKPDFARTLVDGPVSEAMALSTCNRVEILAVGQEGTDIVGHVLAHWAGVCGQPVDDLRSAVYTHTNLGAVRHIFTVASSLDSMVVGEPQILGQLKDAYRAALAQGTARVIVNRLLHKAFFVAKRVRSETEIASSAVSISYAAVELAKKIFGELSGMRAMLVGAGEMAELAAQNLLNAGIAHITVANRTLARAQELATRFKGTPIAIEEMYDHLPDTDIIISSTGSPTAVIRAKDVREVLRKRRNRSMFFIDIAVPRDIDPDVNQLDNVYLYDIDDLKEVVEENMAQRQGEATRALTIVDAETSGFALWLASLDLHPTIRDLMAQGEDLARRELAKTLRRLGPDTDERVVRCIETLALSVAQKLYHEPICFLKRRAQEEGGAEHFIDLSRRMFNLDSERVPPDAHADRKPKSIDDDNGACASDETED, from the coding sequence GTGAAACACGATATCCACCTCATAGGGCTGAACCACAAAACCGCGGCCGTCGAAATCCGCGAACGTTTCGCCCTTTCCGACAAGCCGGATTTCGCCCGCACCCTGGTCGACGGGCCGGTCAGCGAGGCCATGGCCCTGTCCACCTGCAACCGTGTCGAAATCCTGGCCGTAGGGCAGGAAGGCACGGACATCGTCGGCCACGTTCTCGCACACTGGGCCGGGGTCTGCGGCCAGCCAGTCGATGATCTTCGCTCCGCCGTCTATACCCACACGAACCTCGGGGCCGTGCGCCACATCTTCACCGTGGCCTCAAGCCTCGATTCCATGGTCGTGGGCGAGCCGCAGATCCTTGGCCAACTCAAGGACGCCTACCGCGCCGCCCTGGCCCAGGGAACGGCCCGGGTCATCGTCAACCGCCTGCTGCACAAGGCGTTTTTCGTGGCCAAGCGCGTCCGTTCCGAAACCGAAATCGCCTCCAGCGCGGTCTCCATCAGCTACGCGGCCGTCGAACTCGCCAAGAAAATCTTCGGCGAGCTTTCGGGCATGCGGGCCATGCTCGTGGGCGCGGGCGAGATGGCCGAACTGGCTGCCCAGAATCTGTTGAACGCGGGCATCGCGCACATCACGGTGGCCAACCGCACCCTCGCGCGAGCCCAGGAACTGGCCACGCGTTTCAAGGGCACGCCCATCGCCATCGAGGAGATGTACGACCACCTCCCGGACACGGACATCATCATCAGTTCCACGGGCTCGCCCACGGCCGTGATCCGGGCGAAGGACGTGCGCGAGGTATTGCGCAAGCGCCGCAACCGCTCCATGTTCTTCATCGACATCGCCGTGCCGCGCGACATCGACCCCGACGTGAACCAGTTGGACAACGTCTATCTCTACGACATCGACGACCTGAAAGAGGTCGTGGAGGAGAACATGGCCCAGCGCCAGGGAGAGGCCACGCGCGCCTTGACCATCGTGGATGCGGAGACGTCGGGCTTCGCCCTTTGGCTGGCCTCGCTCGACCTGCATCCCACCATCCGCGACCTCATGGCGCAAGGCGAGGATCTGGCCCGGCGCGAACTGGCCAAGACCCTGCGCCGCCTGGGGCCGGACACGGACGAACGGGTCGTGCGATGTATCGAGACGCTGGCCCTCTCCGTGGCCCAGAAGCTCTACCACGAGCCCATCTGCTTCCTGAAACGCCGGGCTCAGGAAGAAGGCGGGGCCGAACATTTCATCGACCTCTCGCGGCGCATGTTCAACCTGGACAGCGAGCGCGTGCCGCCCGACGCCCACGCCGACCGCAAACCGAAATCCATAGATGACGACAACGGCGCGTGCGCCTCAGACGAGACCGAGGATTGA